The following are encoded together in the Planococcus antarcticus DSM 14505 genome:
- a CDS encoding adenine phosphoribosyltransferase, which yields MDLKKYITIVEDWPKPGIRFKDITSLMDDGTAYKYATDQIVAYAKTVNAEIIVGPEARGFIIGCPVAYALELGFAPVRKEGKLPREVIRAQYGLEYGTDVLTMHKDAIKPGQRVLITDDLLATGGTIGATINLVEQLGGIVVGCAFLIELTYLDGRKNLDGYDVTTLMQY from the coding sequence ATGGATTTGAAGAAGTACATCACTATTGTTGAAGATTGGCCAAAACCAGGAATCCGTTTTAAGGACATCACTTCACTGATGGACGACGGAACTGCTTATAAGTATGCAACAGATCAGATTGTAGCCTACGCAAAAACAGTAAATGCTGAAATTATCGTAGGACCGGAGGCGCGCGGATTCATCATCGGATGTCCGGTTGCCTATGCCCTTGAACTTGGCTTTGCCCCAGTCCGCAAAGAAGGAAAATTGCCCCGCGAAGTCATTCGTGCCCAATATGGCCTTGAATACGGAACGGATGTTTTAACGATGCATAAAGACGCCATCAAACCGGGCCAACGTGTCTTAATCACCGATGACCTGCTTGCGACCGGCGGTACGATCGGTGCGACCATTAATTTGGTTGAACAGTTGGGCGGAATTGTCGTCGGCTGCGCATTTTTAATCGAATTGACGTATTTGGATGGCCGCAAAAATTTGGATGGCTATGATGTAACAACTTTAATGCAATATTAA
- a CDS encoding single-stranded-DNA-specific exonuclease C-terminal domain-containing protein, with protein MVEDVRTDQWQLFDIRGIRQVSRWSKLIPQENQVFLAFNEDTPALFQSFLSQSICTVAQLDNVPGNKDHLVLLDLPESEEQLAAVLAKLKPKRIYAHFHAKDSQYFEQIPTREQFKWLFAFIKKRGSFDFNKHCDELAKHKGWRRESIFFMLQVFFELGFVTLNNGITEIAQSPSKQDLSEAPIYKKREQQIALEQKLLYASYKDLKEWFDAKVSAKEEEIWI; from the coding sequence ATGGTGGAGGATGTCCGTACGGATCAATGGCAATTATTTGATATCCGTGGCATTCGCCAAGTGTCGCGCTGGTCGAAGCTGATTCCTCAAGAAAACCAGGTCTTCTTGGCTTTTAACGAGGATACACCGGCTTTATTCCAGTCATTCCTGTCGCAGTCGATCTGCACAGTTGCTCAGTTGGATAACGTGCCAGGAAATAAAGATCATCTTGTTCTGCTGGACCTGCCGGAATCGGAAGAGCAATTAGCAGCCGTGCTGGCGAAATTGAAGCCCAAGCGGATCTATGCCCATTTCCATGCCAAGGATTCGCAGTATTTTGAGCAGATTCCGACGCGTGAACAGTTTAAATGGTTGTTCGCTTTCATCAAGAAACGTGGATCTTTCGATTTCAATAAACATTGCGACGAACTGGCAAAACACAAAGGCTGGAGGCGTGAATCAATCTTTTTCATGCTGCAGGTGTTTTTTGAACTCGGTTTTGTTACACTTAACAATGGCATTACCGAGATTGCACAATCGCCGAGCAAACAGGATTTGTCGGAAGCGCCGATTTACAAGAAGCGCGAGCAGCAGATTGCCCTAGAGCAAAAGCTTTTGTATGCATCTTATAAAGATTTAAAAGAGTGGTTCGATGCGAAAGTGTCTGCCAAGGAGGAAGAAATATGGATTTGA
- the tgt gene encoding tRNA guanosine(34) transglycosylase Tgt: protein MTPAVTYEHIKTCKQTGARLGIVHTPHGSFETPAFMPVGTQATVKTMSPEELKAMNAGIILSNTYHLWLRPGNDVIKEAGGLHKFMNWDRPILTDSGGFQVFSLSEFRNIKEEGVHFRNHMNGDKLFLSPEKAMHIQNDLGSDIMMAFDECPPFPATHEYMKSSVERTSRWAERCLEAHERKADQGLFGIIQGGEFEDLRKQSAQDLVSLDFPGYAIGGLSVGEPKDVMNRALEFTTPLMPADKPRYLMGVGSPDSLIDGAIRGIDMFDCVLPTRIARNGTLMTSTGRLNIKNAAFKRDFGPIDDKCDCYTCTNYSRAYVHHLIRADETFGIRLTSYHNLQFLLNLMGQVRQAIREDRLGDFREEFFEAYGFNKPNAKNF from the coding sequence ATGACACCAGCAGTAACGTATGAGCACATTAAGACCTGTAAGCAGACCGGTGCGCGCCTGGGCATCGTCCACACACCCCACGGTTCGTTTGAAACACCGGCATTTATGCCCGTCGGCACACAGGCGACGGTCAAGACCATGTCACCTGAAGAACTAAAAGCGATGAATGCTGGTATTATCTTGAGCAATACCTATCATTTATGGCTACGTCCCGGCAATGACGTGATTAAAGAAGCGGGCGGCCTTCATAAATTCATGAACTGGGATCGTCCGATTTTGACGGATTCTGGTGGATTTCAAGTATTTTCACTTAGTGAATTCCGCAACATCAAAGAAGAAGGCGTCCATTTCCGCAACCATATGAATGGCGACAAACTGTTCTTGAGCCCGGAAAAAGCGATGCACATCCAAAATGACTTAGGTTCTGATATCATGATGGCTTTTGACGAATGCCCGCCTTTCCCTGCAACACATGAATACATGAAATCGAGTGTGGAACGCACGTCGCGCTGGGCGGAACGTTGCCTCGAAGCACACGAACGCAAAGCGGACCAAGGATTGTTCGGCATTATCCAAGGCGGCGAGTTTGAAGACTTGCGAAAGCAAAGTGCGCAGGACCTTGTGTCGCTTGATTTCCCCGGTTACGCGATTGGCGGTTTGTCAGTTGGCGAACCAAAAGACGTCATGAACCGTGCGCTGGAATTCACGACGCCACTGATGCCTGCCGACAAACCGCGTTATTTGATGGGCGTCGGTTCACCCGATTCCTTGATCGACGGAGCAATTCGCGGCATTGATATGTTCGATTGTGTCTTGCCGACACGCATTGCCCGCAACGGTACGTTAATGACAAGTACCGGCCGATTGAATATCAAAAATGCTGCCTTCAAACGTGATTTCGGTCCGATTGATGACAAATGCGACTGCTATACATGCACAAATTATTCGCGTGCTTATGTCCATCACTTGATACGCGCAGATGAAACGTTTGGAATTAGGCTTACTAGTTATCATAACCTTCAATTTCTGTTAAACTTAATGGGACAGGTGCGACAAGCGATTCGCGAAGACCGCCTGGGAGATTTCCGCGAAGAATTTTTTGAAGCTTACGGTTTCAATAAACCCAATGCTAAAAATTTCTGA
- the yajC gene encoding preprotein translocase subunit YajC has product METLIALSPLLLMFLLMWFFIIRPAQKRQKATKNMQTELRRGDRIVTIGGLHGLVDAVDDATIYITVADGTRMQFERQAIARVLESAKATI; this is encoded by the coding sequence ATGGAAACTTTAATTGCGTTATCACCTTTACTATTAATGTTCTTGCTAATGTGGTTTTTCATCATCCGTCCTGCCCAAAAACGTCAAAAAGCAACAAAGAACATGCAGACGGAACTGAGACGCGGCGACCGTATTGTGACAATCGGCGGATTGCACGGCCTTGTGGATGCAGTTGACGATGCAACCATCTACATCACTGTAGCTGATGGCACTCGTATGCAGTTTGAACGCCAGGCAATTGCACGTGTATTGGAATCGGCAAAAGCGACAATCTAA
- the queA gene encoding tRNA preQ1(34) S-adenosylmethionine ribosyltransferase-isomerase QueA, with translation MNIQDYDFRLPEELIAQTPLLDRTSSRLLVMNKVTGDTAHRHFRDITDYLHEGDTLVLNDTRVLPARLMGVKEDTGANIELLLLKQVEDGVWETLAKPAKKVKIGTIVSFGEGLLRAECTGILDHGGRHFKMIYDGIFYEILDQLGEMPLPPYIREKLEDQDRYQTVFAKERGSAAAPTAGLHFTDELLEEIRKKGVNIAFITLHVGLGTFRPVSVDSIEDHEMHSEFYRITQETADLINQTRQQGGRIVSVGTTSTRTLESVAQKFDGELQEDSGWTDIFIFPGYKFKAIDGLITNFHLPKSTLVMLVSALSNRDHILNAYQQAVDERYRFFSFGDAMFIEPQKKETHQ, from the coding sequence TTGAATATACAAGATTATGATTTTAGACTGCCTGAGGAATTGATTGCTCAAACGCCACTGCTTGATCGTACATCAAGCCGGCTATTGGTCATGAACAAAGTGACTGGAGACACCGCGCATCGTCATTTCCGCGATATTACGGATTATCTGCACGAAGGCGACACTTTAGTATTAAACGATACGCGCGTGCTGCCTGCTCGTTTAATGGGCGTTAAAGAAGACACGGGCGCCAATATCGAATTGTTGCTGCTAAAGCAAGTTGAAGACGGTGTTTGGGAGACATTGGCCAAACCGGCGAAGAAAGTCAAAATTGGCACAATCGTTTCTTTTGGAGAAGGCTTGTTGCGTGCAGAATGCACCGGCATCCTAGATCACGGCGGACGCCATTTCAAGATGATCTACGACGGCATTTTCTATGAGATTTTGGATCAATTGGGTGAAATGCCCCTGCCGCCTTATATCCGCGAAAAGCTGGAAGACCAAGATCGATATCAAACCGTTTTCGCTAAAGAGCGGGGAAGTGCAGCGGCACCGACTGCTGGGCTTCATTTCACCGATGAGCTATTGGAGGAAATCCGTAAAAAAGGTGTTAATATTGCATTTATCACGCTCCACGTCGGACTGGGAACATTCCGTCCGGTATCAGTCGATTCGATTGAAGACCATGAGATGCATTCGGAATTTTACCGCATTACCCAAGAAACAGCCGATTTGATCAATCAAACAAGACAACAGGGCGGCCGCATTGTGTCAGTCGGGACAACGTCGACCCGCACCTTGGAATCTGTTGCCCAGAAATTTGACGGCGAGCTGCAAGAAGACAGCGGCTGGACCGATATTTTCATTTTCCCGGGCTATAAATTCAAAGCCATCGATGGGTTGATCACCAATTTCCATTTGCCGAAATCGACTTTGGTCATGCTCGTCAGTGCGTTGTCAAACCGCGATCATATTTTAAATGCCTATCAACAAGCTGTTGATGAACGCTACCGCTTTTTCAGTTTTGGAGATGCGATGTTCATTGAACCACAGAAAAAGGAGACTCACCAATGA
- a CDS encoding LapA family protein: MKLQWLLLIGLVFAVIIAVFAVVNVDEVPVNYVFGESEWPLILVILASALLGFLLSGVLAIMRNYQMQRKIKALQKEMAVKETLIATQQNEIGEYQKAGVVPDAQIVTSEERTKEEI; this comes from the coding sequence ATGAAATTACAATGGCTACTTTTAATTGGACTTGTCTTTGCAGTAATTATTGCAGTATTTGCCGTTGTTAATGTTGACGAAGTGCCGGTCAATTACGTATTCGGTGAATCCGAATGGCCGTTAATCCTGGTTATCCTTGCTTCCGCTTTGCTCGGATTTTTACTCAGCGGCGTACTAGCAATCATGCGCAACTACCAAATGCAGCGTAAAATCAAAGCTTTACAGAAAGAAATGGCAGTCAAAGAAACGTTGATTGCAACTCAGCAAAATGAAATCGGCGAGTATCAGAAAGCCGGTGTGGTGCCAGATGCTCAAATCGTCACCAGCGAAGAGCGAACAAAAGAGGAAATCTGA
- the secDF gene encoding protein translocase subunit SecDF — protein sequence MKARGRIVAFFLLVIVLIGIIGTTSLPIAKDIKLGLDLQGGFEVLYQVEALEGGQEITEDVLTDTTDALMNRINVLGVSEPVIQIEGEDRIRVQLAGVEDQSSARELLSTEANLTFRDSEDNLLLSGNDLKQGGATGTFDSNGNPIVTLELNDPGKFAEVTETISQLPVPENVLVIWLDFEEGVDSFAEERLKADPKFVSAPSVSQRISSPSVEISGSFTVEETQNLAGILNAGALPVSLEEIYSTSVGAQFGEQALDQTMVAAAVGIALVLIFMLVYYRLPGMVAVVTLSAYVYLILLVFQWIGGVLTLPGIAAIMLGVGMAVDANIITYERIREEMRVGKSIKESFRVGARSSFSAIIDANVTTLLAAIVLFYFGTSSVKGFATLLIISILVSFLTAVWGSRLLLGLWVNSGALDDKPGLFGLKKSTIHTKEEGLEITDLTTRFDRFDFAGNRNKFFLASIVLIVTGMAVLGVFRLNLGIDFSSGTRVEIASEAALTKEEVQSFLDGAGFETDDVVISGDESNIGVARFNEEFSQEEINSLKTVTIDEFGAEPNVSTVSATVGEELAKNALYALSIAALGIIIYVAFRFEWRMGVASVVALVHDAFFIVAIFSMLRLEVDITFIAAVLTIIGYSINDTIVTFDRIRENMKRMKKIDTTEQLEKVVNISLRQTLGRSVNTVMTVLLVVIALLIFGAPSITNFSIALLIGLIAGTYSSIFIAAQVWLVLKKGELKRKGPIDIEKKEQENKWGSDEPVV from the coding sequence ATGAAAGCAAGAGGTCGCATCGTTGCCTTTTTCTTACTGGTCATTGTACTGATAGGAATCATTGGCACTACGAGTTTACCCATCGCAAAAGACATTAAATTAGGATTAGACTTGCAAGGCGGCTTTGAAGTGCTTTATCAGGTAGAAGCACTTGAAGGTGGCCAGGAAATTACGGAAGATGTGTTAACGGATACGACAGATGCGTTGATGAACCGAATTAACGTTCTCGGCGTCAGCGAACCGGTCATCCAGATTGAAGGAGAAGACCGCATCCGTGTTCAATTGGCAGGGGTAGAAGATCAGTCGTCGGCGCGCGAATTGCTGTCGACCGAAGCAAATCTGACATTCCGTGATTCGGAGGACAATCTGCTGCTTTCCGGAAATGATCTAAAGCAAGGTGGCGCAACTGGAACATTCGATTCTAACGGCAATCCAATTGTTACATTAGAATTAAATGATCCCGGGAAATTCGCAGAAGTGACAGAGACTATTTCGCAATTGCCAGTCCCTGAAAATGTATTGGTCATTTGGCTTGATTTTGAAGAAGGCGTGGATTCATTTGCGGAAGAACGCTTAAAGGCTGATCCGAAATTTGTCTCGGCACCAAGTGTCAGCCAGCGTATTTCGTCTCCGTCTGTTGAAATTTCTGGATCGTTCACTGTGGAAGAAACGCAGAATCTTGCCGGAATCTTGAATGCTGGTGCATTGCCAGTAAGCCTGGAAGAAATCTATTCGACTTCTGTCGGTGCGCAATTTGGTGAACAAGCACTCGACCAAACAATGGTTGCAGCGGCGGTGGGTATTGCATTGGTACTTATATTCATGCTGGTATATTACCGTTTACCAGGTATGGTCGCGGTCGTAACTTTATCGGCTTATGTTTACTTGATTCTTTTAGTATTCCAATGGATCGGCGGCGTTCTGACATTGCCTGGAATCGCGGCAATTATGCTAGGTGTCGGTATGGCAGTAGATGCCAATATTATTACTTATGAGCGGATTCGCGAAGAAATGCGTGTCGGCAAGTCAATAAAAGAATCGTTCCGAGTGGGCGCACGCTCTTCGTTCTCGGCAATTATAGACGCCAACGTCACAACATTGCTGGCAGCTATCGTATTGTTCTATTTCGGAACAAGCTCAGTAAAAGGATTTGCGACACTGCTGATTATCTCTATTCTGGTCAGCTTCTTGACAGCTGTTTGGGGATCACGTCTGTTACTCGGTCTATGGGTCAATAGTGGCGCACTGGACGACAAACCTGGACTGTTCGGATTAAAGAAATCAACAATTCATACAAAAGAAGAAGGTTTGGAGATCACAGATCTTACGACTCGCTTCGACCGCTTTGATTTTGCGGGCAACCGCAATAAATTCTTTTTGGCTTCGATTGTTTTAATCGTTACAGGAATGGCCGTTCTTGGCGTATTCCGCTTGAACTTAGGGATCGACTTCTCGAGTGGTACCCGTGTTGAAATTGCCTCAGAAGCAGCTTTGACGAAAGAAGAAGTACAAAGCTTCCTTGACGGTGCAGGCTTTGAAACAGATGATGTTGTCATCTCGGGTGACGAATCGAATATCGGAGTAGCTCGTTTTAATGAAGAATTTAGTCAAGAAGAAATTAATAGCCTGAAAACGGTGACTATCGACGAGTTTGGTGCAGAACCAAACGTTTCGACAGTGTCTGCGACGGTAGGTGAAGAATTGGCAAAAAACGCGTTGTATGCCTTATCAATCGCCGCTCTTGGAATTATCATCTATGTAGCTTTCCGTTTTGAATGGCGAATGGGTGTGGCTTCAGTTGTTGCATTGGTCCATGATGCATTCTTCATCGTCGCCATTTTCAGCATGCTGCGGCTGGAAGTAGATATTACTTTTATCGCCGCTGTACTGACCATTATTGGTTATTCGATCAATGACACCATCGTGACATTTGACCGAATTCGTGAAAATATGAAGCGCATGAAGAAAATTGACACTACAGAGCAGCTTGAAAAAGTGGTCAATATATCGCTTCGCCAAACGCTCGGCCGTTCTGTTAACACAGTGATGACGGTGTTGCTGGTGGTCATTGCACTATTGATCTTCGGCGCACCATCGATCACTAACTTCTCTATCGCTTTATTGATCGGTTTGATTGCCGGCACTTACTCTTCTATCTTTATCGCTGCCCAGGTATGGCTGGTCTTGAAAAAAGGCGAACTGAAGAGGAAAGGCCCGATTGACATCGAGAAAAAAGAACAGGAAAACAAATGGGGTTCTGACGAGCCTGTCGTATAA